One Chloroflexota bacterium genomic region harbors:
- a CDS encoding shikimate dehydrogenase translates to MTRTADTLAFVGVTATRSSINRLFPQWASALGITGTVLEPIDLPLDTNPAAYRAVIADLRDDTCVRGALVTTHKVRILDAASDLFDELDEHARLLGEVSCISKRDGRFIGQAKDVITGGRALDAFVPPGHFASGAEVLCFGAGGAGLAIAVHLLTERPAADRPRRVALVNRTAPRLDACRSVFEWLGVADRVELVCNEVPEKNDRLMAALPGGSLVINATGMGKDRPGSPLTDAARFPEGGIAWELNYRGKLRFLEQASRQRAQLEAVEDGWRYFVHGWSEVIGEVFGIRIDRAMLRRLSVIAKAERL, encoded by the coding sequence GTGACGCGGACTGCCGACACGCTCGCCTTCGTCGGCGTGACCGCGACGCGCAGCTCGATCAACCGTCTCTTCCCGCAGTGGGCCAGCGCCCTTGGCATCACCGGTACGGTGCTCGAGCCCATCGACTTGCCGCTCGACACCAATCCGGCGGCCTACCGGGCGGTGATCGCCGATCTTCGCGATGACACCTGCGTACGCGGTGCGCTCGTCACCACGCACAAGGTCCGCATCCTCGACGCGGCAAGCGATCTCTTCGACGAGCTTGACGAGCACGCGCGACTTCTCGGCGAGGTGTCGTGCATCTCGAAACGCGACGGACGATTCATCGGGCAGGCGAAGGATGTGATCACCGGCGGACGAGCGCTCGACGCGTTCGTGCCTCCCGGGCACTTTGCGTCAGGCGCAGAGGTTCTGTGCTTCGGGGCGGGCGGCGCCGGCCTAGCGATCGCCGTCCATCTTCTTACGGAGCGACCCGCGGCGGACCGCCCTCGACGCGTGGCGCTCGTGAACCGGACAGCGCCTAGGCTTGACGCCTGCCGATCGGTCTTCGAGTGGCTCGGCGTCGCCGATCGCGTCGAGCTCGTCTGCAACGAGGTCCCGGAGAAGAACGATCGACTCATGGCCGCGCTGCCTGGCGGATCGCTCGTCATCAACGCCACCGGCATGGGGAAGGACCGTCCGGGCTCACCGCTCACCGACGCCGCACGGTTCCCCGAGGGTGGCATCGCGTGGGAGCTCAACTATCGCGGCAAGCTTCGGTTCCTCGAGCAGGCTTCGAGGCAGCGTGCGCAGCTCGAGGCGGTGGAGGATGGCTGGCGCTACTTCGTCCATGGGTGGAGCGAGGTGATCGGAGAGGTCTTCGGAATCCGGATCGACAGGGCGATGCTCAGGCGGCTGTCGGTGATCGCAAAGGCCGAACGCCTGTGA
- a CDS encoding aryldialkylphosphatase codes for MTGDIPAGSLGRTDYHEHLLQSSPLMRGDELDDVARSTREATALRSAGIDALVELTPIGLGRRPEGLRDIAMGSGITIVASTGVHQEVHYPDRHWLREMTADDLAERFIRDLMEGMNADDQSSTPPPATDVRAGVIKVGIGYWHISTFERNVLAAAGAAHRRTGAPVVCHLEQGTAGFEVAALLEEEGVPRHRLALAHVDRNPDAGLHLELAASGMYLGYDGAGRAKYWPDSVLVECILAVARGGAADHILLGGDVARRSSFASYGGLPGMAYLPTRFIPRLTAAAGPALLDAVLVTNPARLLAWPA; via the coding sequence GTGACGGGCGACATACCCGCTGGATCGCTCGGGCGCACCGACTACCACGAGCACCTCCTCCAGAGTAGTCCTCTGATGCGTGGCGACGAGTTGGATGACGTGGCCCGCTCCACTCGCGAAGCGACCGCGCTCCGGTCGGCGGGAATCGATGCTCTCGTCGAGCTAACGCCCATCGGCCTCGGCAGGCGTCCGGAGGGCCTGCGAGACATCGCCATGGGGTCAGGCATCACGATCGTCGCGAGCACAGGCGTGCATCAAGAAGTGCATTACCCGGACAGGCATTGGCTTCGCGAGATGACCGCCGACGACCTGGCGGAGCGCTTCATTCGTGACCTCATGGAGGGCATGAACGCCGATGACCAATCTTCGACTCCGCCACCGGCGACCGACGTGCGTGCCGGTGTCATCAAGGTCGGCATTGGCTACTGGCATATATCGACGTTCGAGCGCAACGTGTTGGCGGCGGCGGGCGCTGCGCACCGACGAACCGGCGCGCCGGTCGTTTGCCATCTTGAGCAGGGGACGGCGGGCTTCGAGGTCGCGGCCCTCCTCGAAGAGGAAGGCGTCCCTCGCCACCGACTCGCGCTCGCTCACGTCGACCGCAACCCCGACGCGGGGCTCCACCTCGAGCTCGCCGCCTCGGGAATGTACCTGGGCTATGACGGAGCGGGACGGGCGAAGTATTGGCCAGACTCCGTCCTCGTTGAGTGCATTCTTGCAGTTGCGCGGGGCGGAGCTGCCGACCACATTCTGCTCGGTGGTGACGTCGCGCGGCGCTCCTCGTTCGCGTCCTATGGGGGGCTCCCGGGGATGGCATACCTTCCGACCCGCTTCATCCCACGCCTCACCGCAGCTGCCGGTCCGGCCCTGCTGGATGCCGTGCTCGTGACGAACCCCGCACGCCTGTTGGCGTGGCCGGCTTAA
- a CDS encoding polysaccharide deacetylase family protein, producing MKAHAPVIIATLAAASVLLASAALVGTPSAALTHDSSATVSAKPVATLASPIRLHRMPSPIPAPGPTPERASIRFLTPAATPPPAPPLTPVLIPLPVPRQPLTLPVLYMHQVVPIPPDIVNWSGASQQAFLRQSVPVCAFMAQMDWLAAHSYHTVLPRDVVAFWDQGAPLPANPIILTFDDGSPDWYSTILPILQGHGFTAEFYVALDHIGTSISWDQLREMVAAGMGIGAHDVNHVQLTGGSVVPASPEVMRFEVGEAKRVLENQLGVPVDSMSYVGGGYDATLMGIVQESGYSSARAVNRGVWQEPGARYRLRVSRIGIWDDIVGGTLDNAINCILDPAMSTFESRVTGTNPG from the coding sequence ATGAAGGCCCATGCCCCGGTGATCATCGCGACCCTGGCTGCTGCCTCGGTGCTGCTCGCAAGCGCCGCACTCGTTGGGACGCCGTCCGCCGCGCTTACCCACGATTCATCGGCGACCGTCTCGGCCAAGCCGGTGGCGACGCTGGCTTCGCCAATCCGGCTACATCGGATGCCTTCGCCGATTCCGGCCCCCGGCCCCACTCCCGAACGGGCATCAATCCGGTTCCTGACCCCGGCCGCGACGCCGCCGCCCGCCCCACCTTTGACGCCGGTTCTGATTCCCCTCCCCGTCCCCCGCCAGCCCCTGACCCTCCCTGTCCTGTACATGCACCAGGTCGTGCCGATCCCGCCTGACATCGTCAACTGGTCCGGCGCCTCCCAGCAGGCATTCCTCCGGCAGTCCGTCCCGGTCTGCGCATTCATGGCGCAAATGGATTGGCTGGCAGCCCACAGTTATCACACCGTCCTACCGAGGGACGTGGTTGCGTTCTGGGACCAGGGGGCGCCTCTGCCCGCGAACCCGATCATCCTGACTTTCGACGACGGCTCGCCCGACTGGTACTCGACGATTCTCCCAATCCTTCAGGGGCATGGCTTCACCGCCGAGTTCTACGTGGCGCTCGACCACATCGGCACGTCGATCAGCTGGGATCAGCTTCGCGAGATGGTGGCCGCGGGGATGGGCATCGGCGCCCACGACGTAAACCATGTCCAGCTCACCGGAGGGTCGGTCGTCCCGGCATCACCCGAAGTCATGCGCTTCGAGGTAGGTGAAGCGAAGCGCGTCCTGGAGAACCAACTGGGCGTGCCGGTCGACTCGATGTCCTATGTCGGGGGTGGCTATGACGCCACCCTCATGGGAATCGTCCAGGAGTCGGGCTATTCCTCGGCACGTGCCGTCAACCGAGGGGTGTGGCAGGAACCCGGTGCTCGCTATCGACTCCGCGTCAGCCGGATCGGGATCTGGGACGACATCGTGGGCGGGACGTTGGACAACGCCATCAACTGCATCCTCGACCCGGCCATGTCGACCTTCGAGAGCCGCGTCACCGGGACCAATCCGGGCTGA
- a CDS encoding pyridoxal-phosphate dependent enzyme, with translation MAPPPLPTPLDVLRARQRIGDAAGRTPLAGSLALAQACGADEVRLKLEHLQPTGSFKVRGSESRVASIAASGSGARLVTASSGNHGIAVARAAARHGLAVTILVGGSVSPAKLAHLRELETDRCTVEIFGRDTDDTEPEARRRHELGAAVYVSPYNDPEVVAGQGTVGLEILEDWPDVDTLVVPVGGGGLISGIGLWVKSISPTVRLVGVQPEASFPMHAFLVTGSARRVPIGPTMADGVAGNIERGSITLRLARRLVDEVVLVDEDAIAAAMRWAWNGPRHRLEGSGALGIAALLTGRLGKLAGHRVAVVTTGGNVDEATFEAALTGSMGR, from the coding sequence GTGGCCCCACCCCCCCTTCCGACTCCCCTCGACGTCCTCCGCGCCCGGCAGCGGATTGGTGATGCCGCCGGCCGAACGCCGCTAGCCGGATCGCTGGCGCTGGCCCAGGCCTGCGGCGCGGACGAGGTCCGGCTGAAGCTCGAGCACCTCCAGCCCACCGGCTCGTTCAAGGTCCGCGGTTCGGAGTCCCGAGTCGCATCCATCGCGGCCTCCGGCAGCGGCGCGCGGCTCGTCACCGCCAGCAGCGGCAACCACGGGATCGCGGTCGCACGCGCGGCCGCGCGGCACGGCCTGGCGGTCACGATCCTGGTTGGCGGATCCGTGTCGCCAGCCAAGCTGGCGCACCTGCGCGAGCTCGAAACGGACCGATGCACGGTCGAGATCTTCGGTCGCGACACGGATGACACCGAACCGGAGGCCCGCCGCCGCCATGAGCTGGGGGCAGCCGTATACGTGTCGCCGTACAACGATCCGGAGGTGGTGGCTGGACAGGGAACGGTGGGGCTCGAGATCCTCGAGGACTGGCCCGATGTCGACACCCTGGTGGTTCCCGTCGGCGGCGGCGGGCTGATCAGTGGCATCGGGCTGTGGGTCAAGTCGATCAGCCCCACCGTCCGCCTGGTCGGGGTGCAGCCGGAGGCGTCGTTCCCGATGCATGCGTTTCTCGTCACCGGCAGCGCGCGCCGGGTACCCATCGGGCCGACTATGGCCGATGGGGTGGCTGGCAACATCGAGCGTGGCTCGATCACACTGCGCCTGGCACGGCGGCTGGTGGATGAGGTCGTGCTGGTCGACGAGGACGCCATCGCGGCCGCCATGCGCTGGGCGTGGAACGGGCCCCGCCATCGGCTGGAGGGAAGCGGCGCCCTGGGCATCGCGGCTCTCCTGACCGGCCGGCTGGGAAAGCTGGCCGGCCATCGCGTGGCCGTGGTGACGACCGGCGGAAACGTGGACGAGGCCACCTTTGAGGCGGCCCTGACCGGTAGCATGGGCAGGTGA
- a CDS encoding GNAT family N-acetyltransferase: MTSGGLEVHPLTADRWDDLVALFGASGAFGNCWCTWWRQTGGEFGRGIRQRAAGNRALLSSLTTEGRQPGLIAYRDGRPVGWISVAPRPDYGRVIRSPSIGPGRRSPDAADSGVWSVVCFWMPRAQRGKGIAMALLRAAVEHARSGGARVLEAYPIDTGEERHPQSTVFTGTLAMFQRVGFTEVERRAEGRPIVRLPLD, from the coding sequence ATGACCTCGGGGGGACTGGAGGTCCACCCCCTGACCGCCGACCGCTGGGACGACCTGGTCGCCCTGTTCGGAGCCAGCGGGGCGTTCGGGAATTGCTGGTGCACGTGGTGGCGCCAGACGGGCGGCGAGTTCGGACGCGGCATTCGCCAGCGCGCCGCCGGGAACCGGGCCCTTCTGAGCAGCTTGACGACGGAGGGGCGCCAGCCGGGGCTCATTGCGTACCGCGACGGCCGGCCTGTGGGCTGGATCAGCGTCGCGCCGCGACCGGACTACGGGAGGGTCATCCGCTCACCGAGCATCGGTCCAGGGCGGCGCAGCCCGGACGCGGCTGACAGCGGCGTGTGGTCGGTGGTGTGCTTCTGGATGCCGCGCGCTCAGCGCGGCAAGGGCATCGCCATGGCCCTGCTCCGGGCGGCGGTCGAGCACGCCCGTTCTGGCGGAGCCCGGGTGCTCGAGGCCTACCCGATCGACACCGGCGAGGAGCGCCACCCGCAGTCGACCGTCTTCACCGGCACGCTGGCCATGTTCCAACGAGTGGGGTTTACCGAGGTCGAGCGCCGGGCCGAAGGCCGGCCCATCGTCCGCCTGCCCCTGGATTAG
- a CDS encoding multifunctional oxoglutarate decarboxylase/oxoglutarate dehydrogenase thiamine pyrophosphate-binding subunit/dihydrolipoyllysine-residue succinyltransferase subunit → MPPDDTNGRSPLDDALEGLNAGYVAAVYEQYRSDPASVEPEWRRLFDTGLAGFEPVRPAVPSAPAVVPTAPAAASTVPPATHNAPAPPERPSAAAEEPPPGATPLRGPAARLAANMAASLGVPTATSFRDIPVAVLVARHRQLNTRIAPRKMSYTPLIGFAISRAAAEFPTMTRAYLEVDGKPHARDPGAVNLGLAVDVERPDGSRSLMVPVIRSAQALDFAAFHARLEELVAGARAGSLGPDDYAGATMTLTNPGTLGTTASVPRLMMGQGSIIATGAIRDVGEARVMTITSTYDHRVIQGAESGAFLRRVAALLDGADGFYESVADSLGVAPLPDLAATGPEAAVEPEAQPEAVAEPAAAPEPAPPSAPILTGPPGPAVTVSGADLRRMASAMALIDAYRLYGHLAAQLDPLGSPPPGDPALDPAFHGLDPSSLDRISADLLDVQVWGDTLAEVLEGLRRTYSGTIAYEVEHIANHTQRVWLRQAIESGEHRSALERKEQRRLLARLTAVEGLEHFLHKAYLGQKRFSIEGLDTMVPMLDLVLERAADEGTRRAVIGMAHRGRLNVLAHIVGLPVESILAEFEAGKGVERARSADVEIDDVKYHLGATGKHGTGRGRVDVTLMPNPSHLEAVDPVVEGRARAEQTDHSGPLVRQDTSRTIPILIHGDAAFAAQGVVAETFNLSRLVGYANGGTVHLIANNQVGFTTSVEEARSTTWASDLAKGFDVPIIHVNADDPEACLDAVRLAMAYRAEFDGDVVIDLVGYRRYGHNEADEPAYTQPRMYDAIRRQRSVRAQYAEQLVAAGVVSAKRAEELVDESRRDLLGRQAAVRKDQAEPQLDRGAEALSVEEMDEPRTAVEMDVLRALNEQLHSVPKNFTVHPKLVRQIRRRREALAADEAAVEWGHAETLAFGSLLRDRVAIRLTGQDTVRGTFSQRHQTLVDAANGATWTPIQHLDGSKASFEIHNSPLSEYACLGFEYGYAVTVPEVLVLWEAQFGDFVNAAEIVIDQFLIAGLAKWNQTSRLTLLLPHGYEGQGPEHSSARLERFLALGAEGNIRVAYPTTAAQYFHLLRRQGLHAEPRPLVVMTPKSLLRLAEAASRPSELADGGWAPVVDDPDRQTDAEAAAVSRVILCSGKVYYDLVMSELRAAAPETAVIRVEQLYPFPTDALRAVLARYPHIARVSWVQEEPRNMGARKFVLPKIRPLVASEIPLGDVSRPERSRPAEGYSGAHRAEQARIVRDAFA, encoded by the coding sequence GTGCCGCCCGACGACACGAATGGCCGCTCTCCGCTGGACGACGCCCTGGAAGGGTTGAACGCCGGCTACGTCGCAGCAGTGTACGAGCAATACCGATCCGATCCGGCCAGTGTCGAGCCCGAATGGCGACGCCTGTTCGATACAGGATTGGCTGGATTCGAGCCCGTGCGGCCCGCAGTGCCATCCGCGCCGGCGGTGGTGCCAACGGCGCCGGCCGCAGCTTCCACCGTGCCGCCGGCGACACACAACGCCCCGGCCCCGCCGGAGCGCCCAAGCGCCGCTGCTGAGGAGCCGCCGCCCGGCGCCACGCCGCTGCGCGGACCGGCCGCCCGACTGGCGGCCAACATGGCGGCGTCGCTGGGAGTTCCCACCGCCACCTCGTTCCGCGACATCCCGGTGGCAGTCCTGGTAGCCCGCCACCGCCAGCTCAACACGCGGATCGCGCCTCGCAAGATGAGCTACACCCCGCTGATCGGATTCGCCATCTCGCGGGCCGCGGCCGAATTCCCGACCATGACCCGCGCCTACCTGGAGGTGGATGGCAAGCCGCACGCCCGCGACCCGGGCGCGGTCAACCTGGGATTAGCGGTCGACGTCGAGCGGCCCGACGGCAGCCGTTCCCTGATGGTCCCTGTCATCCGCAGCGCCCAGGCCCTTGACTTCGCCGCCTTCCATGCCCGACTCGAGGAGCTCGTCGCCGGCGCACGGGCCGGCAGCCTGGGTCCCGACGACTATGCGGGGGCGACGATGACCCTGACCAACCCGGGGACCCTGGGCACCACGGCCTCGGTTCCCCGCCTGATGATGGGCCAGGGCTCCATCATCGCCACGGGCGCCATCCGCGACGTGGGTGAGGCTCGGGTGATGACGATCACCTCCACCTACGACCACCGGGTGATCCAGGGCGCCGAATCGGGCGCCTTCCTCCGACGAGTGGCCGCCCTGCTTGACGGTGCCGACGGTTTCTACGAATCGGTCGCCGACAGCCTGGGCGTCGCGCCGCTCCCGGACCTGGCGGCCACCGGGCCGGAAGCGGCCGTCGAGCCGGAGGCCCAGCCGGAAGCAGTCGCCGAACCTGCGGCCGCGCCAGAACCCGCTCCCCCGTCGGCGCCGATCCTGACCGGGCCGCCCGGCCCGGCGGTGACCGTGTCGGGCGCCGACCTGCGGCGCATGGCATCCGCCATGGCCCTCATCGACGCGTACCGGCTGTATGGCCACCTCGCCGCCCAGCTCGACCCGCTCGGCAGCCCACCGCCCGGCGACCCTGCCCTCGACCCTGCCTTCCACGGCCTGGACCCGAGCAGCCTGGATCGGATCAGCGCCGACCTGCTCGACGTCCAGGTCTGGGGCGACACCTTGGCCGAGGTCCTCGAAGGCTTGCGCCGAACGTACAGCGGGACGATCGCGTACGAGGTCGAGCACATCGCCAACCACACCCAGCGGGTCTGGCTGCGGCAGGCGATCGAGTCTGGGGAGCATCGGTCCGCTCTCGAGCGCAAGGAGCAGAGGCGCCTCCTGGCCCGGCTGACCGCCGTGGAGGGCCTCGAGCACTTCCTGCACAAGGCGTACCTGGGCCAGAAGCGATTCAGCATCGAGGGCCTCGACACCATGGTGCCGATGCTCGACCTGGTGCTGGAGAGGGCCGCGGATGAAGGCACGCGGCGCGCGGTCATCGGTATGGCACACCGGGGACGTCTGAACGTGCTGGCCCACATCGTGGGCCTGCCGGTGGAGTCCATCCTGGCCGAGTTCGAGGCCGGCAAGGGCGTGGAGCGGGCGCGGTCTGCCGACGTCGAGATTGACGACGTGAAATACCACCTGGGAGCGACCGGGAAGCATGGAACCGGGCGCGGCCGCGTCGACGTCACCCTCATGCCCAACCCGTCCCACCTGGAGGCCGTCGACCCGGTGGTCGAGGGCCGCGCCCGCGCTGAGCAGACCGATCACTCCGGGCCGCTCGTGCGCCAGGACACGAGCCGCACGATCCCGATCCTGATCCACGGCGACGCCGCCTTCGCGGCCCAGGGCGTGGTGGCCGAGACCTTCAACCTGTCGCGCCTGGTCGGCTATGCCAACGGCGGGACCGTGCACCTGATCGCCAATAACCAGGTCGGCTTCACGACCTCGGTTGAGGAGGCTCGCAGCACGACCTGGGCGTCGGACCTGGCCAAGGGCTTCGACGTCCCGATCATCCACGTCAACGCCGATGACCCCGAGGCGTGCCTGGACGCCGTCCGGCTGGCGATGGCCTACCGCGCCGAGTTCGACGGCGACGTGGTCATCGACCTGGTCGGCTACCGCCGCTATGGCCACAACGAGGCCGATGAGCCCGCCTACACCCAGCCGCGGATGTACGACGCCATTAGGCGCCAGCGTTCGGTTCGCGCCCAGTACGCCGAGCAACTGGTTGCGGCCGGGGTGGTGTCCGCCAAGCGGGCCGAGGAGTTGGTCGACGAGTCACGGCGCGACTTGCTGGGTCGCCAGGCCGCGGTGCGCAAGGACCAGGCGGAGCCGCAGCTCGACCGGGGCGCCGAGGCGCTGTCCGTCGAGGAGATGGACGAGCCACGCACCGCGGTGGAGATGGACGTGCTGCGGGCGCTCAACGAGCAGCTCCACTCGGTGCCGAAGAACTTCACGGTTCACCCCAAACTGGTGCGCCAGATCCGTCGCCGTCGCGAGGCGCTGGCCGCGGATGAGGCGGCCGTCGAGTGGGGTCATGCCGAGACGCTGGCGTTCGGCTCGCTGCTCCGCGACCGGGTCGCGATCCGGCTGACCGGCCAGGACACGGTGCGCGGCACGTTCAGCCAGCGACACCAGACCCTGGTCGACGCGGCCAACGGCGCCACCTGGACTCCGATTCAGCACCTGGATGGGTCGAAGGCCAGCTTCGAGATCCACAACTCCCCGTTGAGCGAGTACGCCTGCCTGGGCTTCGAGTACGGGTACGCGGTGACGGTGCCCGAGGTCCTCGTCTTGTGGGAGGCGCAGTTCGGCGACTTCGTCAACGCCGCCGAGATCGTGATCGACCAGTTCCTGATCGCGGGGTTGGCCAAGTGGAACCAGACGTCGCGCCTGACCCTGCTTTTGCCCCACGGATACGAAGGCCAGGGCCCGGAGCATTCGAGCGCCCGGTTGGAGCGGTTCCTGGCCCTGGGGGCCGAGGGCAACATCCGGGTCGCCTACCCCACCACCGCGGCCCAGTACTTCCACCTCCTGCGTCGCCAGGGGCTGCACGCCGAGCCTCGGCCGCTGGTGGTGATGACCCCCAAGTCGCTGCTCCGCCTGGCCGAGGCGGCTTCGCGCCCGTCCGAACTGGCGGACGGCGGCTGGGCGCCGGTGGTGGATGACCCGGATCGCCAGACCGATGCGGAGGCGGCCGCCGTAAGTCGCGTGATCCTGTGCAGCGGGAAGGTCTACTACGACCTAGTCATGTCCGAGCTCCGGGCGGCCGCCCCCGAGACAGCCGTCATCCGCGTCGAGCAACTGTATCCGTTCCCCACCGACGCCCTGCGGGCGGTGCTCGCCCGCTACCCGCACATCGCCCGCGTGAGCTGGGTTCAGGAGGAGCCACGCAACATGGGGGCTCGTAAGTTCGTGCTGCCCAAGATCCGGCCCCTGGTGGCGTCCGAGATTCCGCTGGGCGACGTGTCCCGCCCCGAGCGGTCCCGTCCGGCCGAGGGTTATTCGGGCGCGCACCGGGCCGAGCAGGCCCGCATCGTCCGCGACGCCTTCGCGTAG
- the thrC gene encoding threonine synthase, with protein MAPPTPLLERYRDRLARPGESFPISLGEGGTPLVHARRLGAAIGLDHLYLKFEGTNPTGSFKDRGMVLAVNRALGSGARMVLCASTGNTSASAAAYAAAAGLTCGVVLPAGKVARGKLVQAVAAGARLVMVSGNFDAALDAVRALGEAGDGVVVNSTNPDRLEGQQTVAWEIADALEGAPDAVALPVGNAGNITAAWRGFVRVGQRPRMLGFQATGAAPIVNGAPVPEPETVATAIRIGNPASWEGATTARDESGGLIESVTDPQILAAQGDIARLEGIFCEPASAAGVAGVRQLVEAGRLDRSTSVVCILTGHGLKDPDTAPGELGDLAPVSATADAIRRAIGA; from the coding sequence GTGGCGCCCCCGACTCCCCTCCTGGAGCGCTACCGCGACCGGTTGGCGCGCCCGGGCGAGTCGTTCCCGATCTCGCTCGGGGAAGGCGGTACGCCGCTGGTCCACGCCCGGCGGCTCGGCGCGGCGATCGGTCTGGATCACCTGTACCTGAAGTTCGAGGGCACCAACCCCACCGGGTCGTTCAAGGACCGCGGCATGGTGCTGGCCGTGAACCGCGCGCTGGGGAGCGGCGCCCGGATGGTTCTGTGCGCCTCGACCGGCAACACCAGCGCGTCGGCCGCCGCGTACGCCGCGGCGGCGGGATTGACCTGTGGCGTCGTGCTGCCCGCAGGCAAGGTGGCGCGCGGGAAGCTGGTTCAGGCTGTGGCTGCCGGGGCGCGGCTGGTCATGGTGTCGGGCAACTTCGATGCCGCCCTGGACGCGGTGCGTGCGCTGGGCGAGGCCGGCGATGGGGTGGTGGTCAACTCCACCAACCCCGACCGCCTGGAAGGCCAGCAAACCGTGGCCTGGGAGATCGCCGACGCGCTGGAAGGCGCCCCGGACGCGGTGGCGCTGCCGGTGGGCAACGCAGGCAACATCACCGCCGCCTGGCGCGGCTTCGTCCGCGTCGGGCAGCGTCCGCGGATGCTCGGCTTCCAGGCGACCGGCGCGGCGCCCATCGTGAATGGCGCGCCGGTGCCCGAGCCGGAGACGGTGGCCACCGCCATCCGGATCGGCAACCCCGCATCGTGGGAGGGGGCCACGACCGCGCGCGACGAATCCGGCGGGCTGATCGAATCAGTCACCGATCCCCAGATCCTGGCCGCGCAGGGCGACATCGCCCGCCTGGAGGGGATCTTCTGTGAGCCGGCCTCGGCCGCGGGCGTGGCCGGCGTCCGGCAGCTGGTCGAGGCCGGCCGCCTGGATCGGTCCACCTCGGTGGTCTGCATCCTGACCGGCCACGGGCTGAAGGACCCCGACACGGCGCCCGGCGAGCTGGGCGATCTCGCCCCGGTCTCAGCAACGGCCGACGCCATTCGCCGCGCCATCGGTGCCTGA
- a CDS encoding DNA-3-methyladenine glycosylase I: protein MPDRCSWAAGSAPNMLAYHDTEWGVPLHEDQALFELLILEGAQAGLSWTTILNRREGYRKAFAGFDLATVAAFGPDDETRLLADAGIIRNRAKVRSAIGNAQAALRVTAEQGSLDRCLWTFVDGRPLQNRWERLGELPAETDASRAMSRDLRRRGFSFVGPTICYAFMQSAGLVNDHQVGCFRYLEVARLA from the coding sequence GTGCCTGACCGCTGTTCCTGGGCCGCCGGCTCGGCCCCGAACATGCTCGCCTACCACGACACCGAGTGGGGCGTCCCGCTCCACGAGGATCAGGCCCTGTTCGAGCTCCTGATTCTGGAGGGCGCCCAGGCCGGGCTGAGCTGGACGACCATCCTGAATCGGCGCGAGGGCTACCGGAAAGCCTTCGCCGGCTTCGACCTGGCCACCGTGGCCGCCTTCGGCCCCGACGACGAAACTCGACTTCTGGCGGACGCCGGGATCATCCGCAACCGGGCCAAGGTCAGATCCGCCATCGGCAACGCGCAAGCCGCCCTCCGGGTGACGGCCGAGCAGGGCAGCCTGGATCGGTGCCTGTGGACGTTCGTGGACGGCAGGCCGCTCCAGAACCGATGGGAACGCCTGGGCGAACTGCCGGCCGAGACCGATGCCTCGCGGGCCATGTCGCGCGACCTGCGGCGGCGCGGCTTCTCGTTCGTGGGTCCCACCATCTGCTACGCCTTCATGCAGTCCGCTGGGCTCGTCAATGACCACCAGGTCGGCTGCTTCCGATACCTCGAGGTGGCGCGCCTCGCCTGA
- the thrB gene encoding homoserine kinase: MATPIASVDVPASSANLGSGFDCFAAALSLKLRAELHPGNLPGIVLTAHGEGAAEADRSGSDSLVVRAFREGLRAAGGPPGGNAAWKIEVSSMIPAARGLGSSAAAILAGILLGASAGRLPTNADQLLALAARLEGHPDNVAAALYGGFTLAVTDRQGEVTLRRFRVPEAWIPVLFIAQAESHTADMRAALPGRVLHPDAAAQAGRAALLATAILTSDASLLRTAMDDRLHQPYRLPLLPGASELIETAYQIGAAGACLSGAGPSVLAICDSPLTAHSVEKAWNTAGQPGMATRLRFDTSGARLNATEPRESSG; the protein is encoded by the coding sequence GTGGCGACGCCCATTGCATCGGTCGATGTTCCGGCCAGCAGCGCCAACCTGGGGAGCGGGTTCGACTGCTTCGCGGCGGCCCTGAGCCTGAAGCTGCGGGCCGAGCTGCATCCGGGGAACCTGCCCGGGATCGTGCTGACCGCCCACGGCGAGGGAGCGGCCGAGGCCGACCGTTCCGGTTCCGACAGCCTGGTCGTCCGCGCCTTCCGGGAGGGCCTGCGCGCGGCGGGCGGTCCGCCGGGTGGCAACGCCGCGTGGAAGATCGAAGTCTCGAGCATGATCCCCGCCGCCCGCGGTCTGGGGAGCAGCGCGGCGGCCATCCTGGCCGGCATCCTGCTGGGGGCCAGCGCCGGCCGCCTCCCGACCAACGCCGACCAGCTGCTGGCCCTCGCCGCGCGGCTGGAGGGGCATCCCGACAACGTGGCGGCCGCCCTGTACGGCGGCTTCACCCTGGCCGTCACGGACCGGCAGGGCGAGGTCACCCTGCGCCGCTTCCGCGTCCCGGAGGCGTGGATCCCGGTCCTGTTCATCGCCCAGGCCGAGAGCCACACCGCGGACATGCGAGCAGCCCTGCCGGGACGGGTGCTCCACCCCGACGCGGCCGCGCAGGCCGGCCGGGCCGCCCTCCTGGCGACCGCCATCCTGACCAGCGACGCCTCGCTCCTCCGCACCGCCATGGACGACCGGCTCCACCAGCCCTACCGGCTGCCGTTGCTCCCCGGCGCCTCCGAGTTGATTGAAACCGCGTACCAGATCGGGGCGGCCGGCGCCTGCCTGTCGGGCGCCGGGCCATCGGTGCTGGCCATCTGCGACTCGCCCCTGACCGCGCATTCGGTCGAAAAGGCCTGGAACACCGCGGGACAACCGGGGATGGCCACCCGGCTCCGCTTCGACACGTCCGGCGCGCGCCTGAACGCTACCGAACCGCGCGAATCGTCGGGCTAG